A genomic window from Candidatus Pelagisphaera phototrophica includes:
- a CDS encoding glycosyltransferase family 39 protein, with protein MNRSLWHDEAHLALNFLSRGPLELFYPLDHNQGAPILFLLLVEAATIIFGHSERALRLVPFLASIITLPLFYFTCKLFLHRWSVPIAVFIFAFSYRLVYFSQELKQYSIDVAVVVALTYLSFRLLKIRPPISKVFHLLVIFGCFSIFLSHPSIFILAAISSVLIYLQVSQRLPLPRFKLLLGIACWGLCFCVNYLIFLRPLSNNAMLANFWIDSFLPFPVSMDAIKIWFNAGEDYLSYLGFKIRGQGLVIVLVTVAVVTAMVKGSLPTILISLFIVIPLAAAALGKYPFSGRLSLFLSPALILLMVKGMQILSKRKSKYVVGVLAFFLLISSYNFSQFTLFKPIYREETRSVLAYLNSHHETDDLVYIYWAAENAVEYYDRNNLLLDDYLKYGNWYFDEAQYKEEINKLKRHPRVWFVFTSVWNKEEDFFLSHIDGKLLDKHEEYGASLYLFSFADDDSKYLPEN; from the coding sequence TTGAACAGAAGCCTCTGGCATGATGAGGCACACCTTGCCTTAAACTTCCTAAGCCGAGGTCCACTCGAACTGTTTTATCCATTAGATCACAATCAAGGAGCACCCATATTATTTCTTCTGCTCGTCGAAGCAGCAACGATTATTTTTGGACACAGCGAGCGGGCTTTGCGATTGGTGCCATTTTTGGCTTCTATCATTACTTTGCCGCTTTTTTACTTTACCTGCAAGCTGTTCCTTCATCGATGGAGCGTACCCATTGCGGTTTTCATTTTTGCGTTTTCTTACAGACTCGTCTATTTCTCACAAGAGCTGAAACAATATTCCATAGATGTTGCAGTAGTTGTAGCTCTAACCTATTTGAGTTTTCGACTATTGAAAATCAGACCCCCCATTAGCAAAGTCTTCCATTTATTAGTTATTTTTGGATGCTTCTCCATTTTTCTTTCTCATCCCTCGATTTTTATACTGGCTGCTATTTCCAGTGTATTAATTTATCTTCAGGTCTCGCAGCGACTTCCGTTACCGCGCTTCAAACTGTTGTTGGGTATTGCCTGCTGGGGGCTTTGCTTTTGTGTGAATTATCTGATTTTCCTACGGCCGCTGTCAAATAATGCGATGCTCGCCAATTTTTGGATCGATAGCTTCTTGCCCTTTCCTGTAAGCATGGATGCGATTAAAATATGGTTTAATGCGGGGGAGGATTATCTTTCCTATCTGGGATTCAAGATTCGAGGGCAAGGTTTAGTTATCGTTTTGGTCACCGTAGCTGTAGTGACTGCTATGGTTAAGGGATCGCTTCCAACTATATTAATCTCCCTTTTTATCGTAATTCCGCTAGCCGCTGCAGCCCTTGGGAAATATCCGTTCTCTGGTCGCTTAAGTCTTTTTCTCAGCCCGGCTTTGATTTTGCTTATGGTAAAAGGGATGCAAATATTATCGAAGAGGAAGTCAAAATATGTAGTTGGTGTCCTTGCTTTTTTTCTACTTATTTCTTCATATAATTTTTCCCAATTTACGCTTTTTAAACCCATATATCGTGAGGAAACTAGGTCGGTTTTAGCTTATTTAAATTCACATCATGAGACAGATGATCTAGTATATATCTATTGGGCAGCTGAAAATGCCGTAGAGTACTACGATCGAAATAATCTGCTTTTGGACGACTACCTAAAATATGGCAACTGGTATTTTGATGAGGCTCAATACAAAGAAGAAATCAACAAGCTGAAGCGGCACCCGAGAGTTTGGTTCGTGTTCACTAGCGTTTGGAACAAGGAAGAGGACTTTTTTCTATCACATATAGACGGAAAGCTTCTTGATAAGCATGAAGAATACGGAGCAAGCTTATATTTATTTAGCTTTGCAGATGACGACTCGAAATACTTGCCGGAAAACTAA
- a CDS encoding DUF952 domain-containing protein, with amino-acid sequence MRSKSALFYALSLCLLCGTVTSGLPNEDLEKVKSEHPFVFHLVQKSLWEDAVENNVTYFPPTYHQDGFTHATANAIYLTTIGNHFYQDVMGDWLCLKMSLASLSRTGVDTIFEGTAPVGDKEANFEGSDSELFPHILGGIHPSSVLETLVVNRDHDGRFLSIEGFTEEAE; translated from the coding sequence ATGCGATCTAAAAGTGCTCTTTTCTACGCCCTCAGTCTTTGTCTTCTTTGCGGGACCGTCACCTCAGGCTTACCAAATGAGGATTTGGAAAAGGTTAAATCTGAGCACCCTTTTGTTTTCCATCTTGTACAGAAGTCGCTTTGGGAAGATGCCGTCGAGAATAACGTGACTTACTTCCCGCCGACGTATCATCAAGATGGGTTCACTCACGCCACAGCTAACGCTATCTACCTAACTACGATTGGAAATCATTTCTACCAAGATGTGATGGGTGATTGGCTATGCCTGAAAATGTCGTTGGCTTCACTTTCGCGAACAGGTGTTGATACTATTTTTGAAGGCACGGCACCCGTTGGCGACAAGGAGGCCAACTTCGAAGGATCTGACAGTGAATTGTTTCCTCACATTCTGGGCGGTATTCATCCGTCGAGCGTGCTTGAGACCCTAGTTGTTAACCGAGATCACGATGGACGGTTTCTGTCCATCGAGGGATTCACTGAAGAGGCCGAGTAA
- a CDS encoding nuclear transport factor 2 family protein: MTPKELVQKGYDCFASGDMETFAGIFHEDCTVTINGMHKFSGTYNGINEFMDLLAMIPSHYDNFSLTVKNMISEGDQVATQLDASADGLEARFGHFHKIEGGKIKEFWAYDDSQKMAHAMKAV; the protein is encoded by the coding sequence ATGACACCTAAAGAATTAGTACAAAAAGGATACGATTGTTTTGCATCAGGCGATATGGAAACCTTCGCCGGAATTTTCCATGAGGATTGCACCGTCACTATAAACGGCATGCACAAATTCTCTGGAACTTATAACGGGATAAATGAGTTTATGGACTTGTTAGCAATGATACCATCCCACTATGATAATTTTTCTCTAACCGTCAAGAATATGATTTCTGAAGGAGATCAAGTCGCAACTCAACTGGACGCATCTGCTGATGGATTGGAAGCTAGATTTGGGCATTTTCATAAGATTGAAGGGGGCAAGATAAAAGAGTTTTGGGCATACGATGATAGCCAAAAAATGGCGCATGCAATGAAAGCCGTTTGA
- the tsf gene encoding translation elongation factor Ts produces MSITAKQVAELRGQTGAGLMDCKKALTESEGDLEKAITILRKKGMASASKKAGRATSEGLIESYIHLGGKVGVLIEVNCETDFVAKTDDFKSFVKDICLHVAAVNPICISRDEVPADLIEKEREIAASQAEGKPPAAVQKIVEGKLNKYFATACLLDQPFVKDGEKSVQDILNEQISKLGENMQINRFSRFQIGEESED; encoded by the coding sequence ATGAGTATTACAGCAAAACAAGTAGCAGAGTTGCGTGGCCAGACAGGAGCAGGTTTAATGGACTGCAAGAAGGCATTGACGGAATCGGAAGGCGATCTTGAGAAAGCGATTACGATCCTTCGGAAAAAGGGGATGGCATCGGCTTCGAAAAAGGCAGGACGAGCCACCTCTGAAGGTCTTATCGAATCCTATATTCACTTAGGTGGAAAAGTGGGCGTGCTAATCGAAGTGAACTGCGAGACTGATTTCGTTGCCAAAACCGACGACTTCAAATCTTTTGTTAAAGACATTTGCCTGCATGTCGCAGCCGTGAATCCGATTTGTATCAGTCGCGACGAAGTTCCGGCGGATCTAATAGAAAAGGAACGTGAAATCGCTGCCTCTCAAGCGGAGGGCAAACCACCGGCGGCAGTGCAGAAGATCGTGGAGGGCAAGTTGAATAAGTATTTCGCAACTGCGTGCTTACTCGACCAGCCGTTCGTTAAGGACGGGGAAAAGTCGGTTCAGGATATTCTGAATGAGCAAATCTCCAAGCTGGGTGAAAACATGCAAATCAATCGGTTTTCTAGATTCCAAATCGGCGAAGAGAGCGAGGATTGA
- a CDS encoding alpha/beta fold hydrolase, with product MNFFLIALLLGVLTPHLAQAQRSYSREIEIKLNKSTIVVESWGEGTPIVLLHGGSGPITGFGGLAPMLAEKGFRVLMINRRGFGGSKGPLDNINLHDYAEDVAGVVKNLVGSPVHILGHAYGNRVARCFSTDYPNLTKTVILLAAGGEVPGEEKAWAALEQLSEPNLSRSEQVKLARASLFSPQAPSSVINRWLDARQVSPDGQAAVQLANRATPLEDWWEAGSSQMLVIQGLDDRIAPPGNGRNLRNRLKGRVTLIDLENAGHAMHVEQPEKIVEHIVRYVGELKP from the coding sequence ATGAATTTTTTCCTAATAGCCTTACTCCTGGGTGTGCTCACACCACACTTGGCCCAAGCGCAACGTTCTTATTCTCGTGAAATTGAGATAAAGTTAAATAAGTCGACGATCGTAGTTGAATCGTGGGGTGAAGGTACGCCTATCGTCTTATTGCATGGAGGTTCAGGACCAATAACCGGGTTTGGAGGGTTAGCTCCGATGCTTGCGGAAAAAGGTTTTAGAGTATTGATGATCAATCGGCGAGGATTCGGAGGAAGCAAAGGGCCGTTAGATAATATCAACCTCCATGACTATGCCGAGGATGTAGCAGGAGTAGTAAAAAACCTTGTCGGAAGCCCAGTACATATTCTAGGACACGCATATGGTAACCGCGTGGCGCGCTGCTTCTCTACCGACTATCCTAATCTAACCAAAACAGTGATTCTTTTAGCTGCAGGCGGAGAGGTTCCTGGGGAGGAAAAGGCTTGGGCTGCATTGGAGCAACTTTCTGAACCAAATCTATCGCGATCCGAACAAGTCAAATTGGCTAGGGCGTCACTCTTCTCGCCCCAGGCTCCCTCTTCAGTTATAAATCGTTGGTTGGATGCAAGACAAGTTTCACCAGACGGGCAGGCGGCGGTCCAATTAGCCAATCGTGCGACACCTCTGGAGGATTGGTGGGAAGCAGGATCTTCACAGATGCTTGTGATCCAAGGTTTAGACGATAGAATCGCTCCACCAGGAAACGGAAGAAATCTCCGGAATAGGTTAAAAGGCCGTGTGACGCTCATTGATTTAGAGAATGCAGGGCATGCGATGCATGTGGAGCAGCCTGAAAAAATTGTCGAACATATCGTGCGATACGTTGGCGAGCTGAAACCGTGA
- a CDS encoding HAD family hydrolase, whose amino-acid sequence MIDRRSFVQKAAKVAGGGTIIFGSTFKVSLAKNAPINPVLGVKALFFDMFGTILDWRTGVAHSVEKILKPLGYSLDWFEFADEWRSLYGPGMEEVRSGRTPYVSLDAVHRRMLDKVMARFEIRGLPDKVMEDINLSWHRLDVWPDVANALPRLHSKFLLAPVSNANISMIANVVRRNNISFDAVLGADIARDFKPKAIVYQASAEAFALEPEQCMLVSAASHNVDMKGAASAGLKVAAIERPDEHGAGKSSVTPKVPVDMLAKDLNDLADQLGV is encoded by the coding sequence ATGATAGATAGGCGATCATTCGTCCAGAAAGCAGCGAAAGTTGCGGGTGGAGGCACCATTATCTTCGGATCAACTTTCAAAGTGTCCCTAGCGAAAAACGCACCAATTAATCCCGTTTTGGGAGTTAAAGCACTCTTCTTCGACATGTTTGGTACGATATTGGACTGGAGAACAGGGGTCGCTCATTCAGTCGAAAAAATTCTCAAGCCTCTAGGCTATTCTCTCGACTGGTTCGAATTTGCTGATGAATGGCGTTCTCTCTACGGACCAGGAATGGAGGAAGTCCGTTCGGGCCGTACGCCATACGTTAGTTTAGATGCCGTACACAGGCGAATGCTTGATAAGGTAATGGCTCGCTTCGAAATAAGAGGCTTACCTGATAAAGTGATGGAAGATATAAACCTGTCATGGCACCGACTTGACGTTTGGCCAGATGTAGCGAATGCTCTCCCGCGACTGCACTCGAAGTTTCTTTTAGCACCAGTATCAAACGCGAATATCAGTATGATTGCCAATGTGGTACGCCGGAATAACATCAGTTTTGATGCGGTTCTAGGTGCAGATATCGCGAGAGACTTTAAACCCAAAGCGATCGTCTACCAAGCTTCCGCCGAGGCTTTTGCCCTTGAGCCAGAGCAATGCATGCTTGTATCTGCCGCATCCCATAATGTTGACATGAAGGGTGCTGCTTCTGCGGGTTTAAAAGTAGCTGCAATAGAACGACCCGATGAGCACGGAGCTGGTAAAAGTTCAGTAACTCCTAAAGTGCCGGTTGATATGTTAGCCAAGGATTTGAATGATCTGGCAGACCAATTAGGAGTCTAA
- a CDS encoding S8 family serine peptidase has product MVASSIGQTERFEQLGNREASAERVIVRYKSDVLSQDVNVLANRMGTLGVTTARVFRGVPGLALLQFLDPILPQSSGSGERVPLINKIKKLETSGLFEYVEPDWRLSINLEPEDLAYNDGRLWGLKNDGSNEGQLNADINASEAWNYTIGDKSVVVGVIDTGIRYTHQDLADNMWKNPNEIAGDGIDNDNNGYVDDVFGLNALDASGDPFDDNGHGTHCAGTIGAAANNGFDHVGVAWSTQLMALKFLDADGFGSLSGAMECIEYAIANGADIINASYGGGGFSQAMADLIVAVGEAGVLFVAAAGNESNNNDTNPSYPASYSTANVISVAAIDRSDVIAGFSNFGVYAVDLAAPGVDIFSATAESDSSYGFYSGTSMAAPHVSGVAALIKSYYPGISISEMRTRIIDTARTISDLQTRTASGGTLDASNALAAESDGELELSLYVDESDSILLSGESALFLVSVRDLSTVLGASVTGSIEGLDQIEFIDTGVEGDVVASDGIYSSRIIIPESSTVLSLTVTVSAPGKIAGILTKEFAIASRPPNDRFENIQVLAGSESAVSGSNIAATLDRNEPVNPTSSGTHSVWWEWAARTNGTAVITTSGSDFDTTLAVYEGSSLENLVLVASNDDFNGLTSKVSFAAQANTSYSIQLNGYGQSVGNTVLNYPSDSDGLSGPAIVANPSDLTIVSGRAISLKVEVEGSEPFSYQWLKDDLAIEGATASTFVKASALPEDSGLYSVLVSNAFGAVKSSPAVVTVERTGVYVANDLFEDAITLESIYGTSGPFNIGLSSGEAGEPNHAGVSLPINSLWWKWTAPSDGVFKMKTDGSDFDTTLAAYSGSSLLSLDEIASNDDANGLQSEVSINASEGQQYYFAVDGYSSSVGTALIEHNFEAAAQKPANDDFADRELYGTTQGGMVGTNVGGSRENYEPVHFGENEPQSTAWWSFLAPSNSIASVSTIGSNFDTVLSVYKGDSLQQLVPVAWNDNGLGSLQSYIEFEVEKGVAYSFAVGGKDSQEGQILVSVNFDTLLTISEATEASSDSQFSNSSKAWRAVRFVSSDGEDSIQSGFLRAGQASGISIELEGPSVLSFLWKVDSEEGYDFLNFAVDEEIQQRVSGSTGWQRVEKFLESGVHFVSWRFEKDETISTGADAGWLDKIENLPLLDSDGDGVPDIVDQFPEDPLETIDTDGDGIGDNTDPYPNALQTDLGFGGSIQIPTSWNSLNDVGEWKSFGNKDGSITMRIKREEKPIEWILGVKDLNKLDRILAGELYELESRENQDWDYLKKSKAPALSFGNHESESLYFAEMYGEMTIISGEIEYERDQRIRICFDGTSRWDIVCYLSKEKVTTAEREELEVVIGSIMSDRIKNIEADSDGDGLSDFDELIHYGSSPEKIDSNFDGFSDIEIADLGGDPRDDLSGLVQLLKTYPSRIGLFSAVDIAAAAEASRTIVNVSARAALLENEILTPGFVVLGEQKKMLIRAVGPKLADLGVGSPLPNPKMTVYKSRWDGNPPDVVATIDDWKADNDNVAEIVAAMSSAGAFPLEPAETFQGRPFMTDDTSSAAVLVTLDVGVYTVQVRSADEGVGEVLVEVYEITE; this is encoded by the coding sequence TTGGTTGCGTCTTCCATTGGACAGACAGAGCGGTTCGAACAACTAGGCAATCGCGAGGCTTCCGCAGAGAGGGTGATCGTTCGCTACAAAAGCGACGTTCTCTCGCAAGACGTGAACGTCTTGGCAAATCGAATGGGAACTTTAGGGGTGACTACAGCCAGGGTATTTAGAGGAGTTCCTGGTTTAGCTCTTTTGCAGTTTCTAGATCCCATACTACCACAATCCAGTGGTTCGGGTGAGCGAGTTCCGCTGATTAACAAAATCAAAAAGCTTGAGACGTCGGGTTTGTTTGAATACGTCGAACCAGATTGGCGACTGAGTATTAATCTCGAGCCGGAGGATTTGGCGTACAATGACGGTCGCTTGTGGGGCTTAAAGAATGATGGGTCTAATGAAGGACAGTTAAATGCGGACATTAACGCTTCTGAAGCTTGGAACTATACGATTGGGGATAAATCAGTAGTTGTTGGGGTAATCGACACGGGAATAAGATATACACACCAAGATTTAGCTGACAACATGTGGAAGAACCCGAATGAGATCGCGGGGGATGGGATCGATAATGACAACAATGGTTACGTTGACGACGTTTTCGGTTTAAATGCTTTAGATGCATCAGGAGATCCGTTCGATGATAATGGCCACGGTACCCACTGTGCGGGAACGATAGGAGCGGCAGCGAACAATGGTTTCGATCATGTAGGCGTTGCCTGGAGTACGCAGCTGATGGCATTGAAATTCCTGGACGCGGACGGTTTTGGGTCTCTGTCAGGAGCAATGGAGTGCATTGAATATGCGATAGCGAACGGTGCAGACATAATAAATGCTAGTTATGGAGGTGGCGGCTTTAGCCAAGCTATGGCGGATTTGATTGTGGCCGTTGGCGAAGCAGGCGTCTTATTTGTCGCGGCAGCGGGTAACGAATCCAATAATAACGATACCAACCCCTCGTATCCTGCTAGCTACAGCACAGCAAATGTCATTTCGGTCGCGGCTATTGATCGCTCAGATGTGATTGCGGGCTTTTCTAACTTTGGGGTTTATGCTGTTGATCTAGCAGCGCCAGGGGTCGATATTTTTTCGGCAACCGCCGAGTCAGATTCATCTTACGGATTTTACAGTGGGACAAGCATGGCAGCTCCTCATGTTTCAGGGGTTGCTGCCCTGATTAAGTCGTACTATCCGGGAATTTCAATTAGCGAAATGCGGACTCGTATCATAGATACTGCACGCACAATCTCAGACTTGCAGACGCGGACGGCGTCGGGGGGGACGTTGGATGCTTCAAACGCGCTAGCTGCAGAGAGTGACGGCGAACTTGAATTATCGCTTTATGTTGATGAAAGTGATTCAATACTTTTATCAGGAGAATCTGCGCTGTTCCTTGTAAGCGTTCGCGACCTATCGACAGTTTTAGGAGCTTCTGTAACTGGATCGATAGAGGGTCTAGATCAAATTGAGTTTATAGATACGGGGGTTGAGGGAGACGTAGTTGCTTCGGACGGAATATATTCTTCGAGAATCATAATTCCAGAATCTTCGACGGTATTGAGTTTAACTGTCACGGTATCAGCTCCGGGGAAAATTGCTGGTATCTTGACGAAAGAGTTCGCAATAGCTAGCAGGCCGCCCAACGATAGGTTCGAAAATATACAAGTTCTTGCGGGTTCTGAATCTGCCGTGTCGGGGTCTAATATTGCGGCGACACTTGACAGAAACGAACCGGTAAACCCGACTTCAAGTGGGACTCATTCAGTATGGTGGGAATGGGCAGCTCGAACGAATGGGACAGCTGTTATTACAACCTCAGGTAGCGATTTCGATACGACTCTGGCGGTTTACGAGGGATCGTCTTTAGAGAATCTTGTCCTTGTGGCTTCGAACGACGACTTCAATGGGCTGACGAGCAAAGTTTCATTTGCTGCACAGGCGAACACTTCATATTCAATTCAGTTAAATGGTTACGGCCAATCAGTTGGTAACACAGTTTTAAATTATCCCAGCGATAGCGACGGCCTCTCAGGACCGGCGATAGTCGCGAACCCCTCAGATTTGACAATAGTTTCTGGAAGGGCAATCAGTCTGAAGGTGGAAGTTGAAGGCTCTGAACCATTTTCTTATCAATGGCTAAAGGATGACCTCGCGATTGAAGGGGCAACGGCCTCTACGTTCGTTAAAGCGTCGGCTCTTCCCGAGGATAGCGGACTTTACTCTGTTTTGGTTTCCAATGCGTTTGGGGCAGTCAAAAGCTCGCCGGCTGTTGTCACGGTTGAGAGAACAGGTGTCTATGTTGCAAACGATCTGTTCGAGGATGCGATCACGCTGGAATCGATTTACGGGACTAGTGGTCCTTTCAATATTGGTTTATCCTCCGGCGAAGCTGGAGAGCCCAACCATGCAGGCGTCTCATTACCAATCAATTCATTGTGGTGGAAATGGACAGCACCAAGCGATGGTGTATTCAAAATGAAAACTGATGGTAGCGATTTTGACACCACGCTCGCTGCTTACTCAGGTTCCTCTCTGTTGAGCCTCGATGAGATTGCCTCAAACGACGACGCTAATGGTCTTCAGAGTGAAGTTTCAATAAACGCATCCGAAGGGCAGCAGTATTACTTCGCGGTTGATGGTTATTCATCCTCTGTCGGCACCGCGCTAATAGAGCATAACTTTGAGGCAGCTGCTCAGAAGCCAGCTAACGACGATTTTGCTGATAGGGAGCTTTATGGTACCACTCAAGGGGGGATGGTTGGTACCAATGTTGGAGGAAGTCGTGAGAATTATGAACCGGTCCACTTTGGAGAGAACGAACCGCAGTCAACCGCATGGTGGAGTTTCCTAGCACCGTCTAATTCCATAGCATCCGTATCAACAATAGGAAGCAACTTTGATACAGTTTTAAGCGTATACAAGGGTGATAGCCTTCAACAGCTTGTGCCTGTTGCATGGAACGACAATGGCCTAGGGTCACTCCAGAGTTATATAGAATTTGAGGTAGAGAAGGGAGTCGCCTATAGTTTCGCGGTAGGGGGGAAAGACTCTCAAGAGGGACAAATTTTAGTAAGCGTGAATTTTGACACGCTTCTGACGATCAGCGAAGCAACCGAGGCAAGTAGCGATTCTCAATTTTCGAATTCAAGCAAAGCATGGCGGGCGGTTCGTTTCGTAAGCTCAGACGGGGAGGACTCGATTCAAAGTGGATTTCTGCGAGCTGGGCAGGCAAGTGGGATAAGCATCGAGTTGGAAGGTCCATCAGTGTTATCTTTTCTTTGGAAGGTTGATAGCGAAGAGGGTTATGATTTTCTCAATTTCGCAGTAGATGAGGAAATACAACAAAGAGTAAGTGGGTCCACTGGTTGGCAAAGGGTTGAGAAATTCCTCGAAAGTGGCGTTCATTTTGTATCTTGGAGATTCGAAAAAGACGAGACAATAAGTACTGGGGCAGATGCTGGCTGGCTGGATAAAATAGAAAATCTACCGCTACTGGATAGTGATGGGGACGGGGTCCCTGACATTGTTGATCAATTCCCAGAGGACCCTCTTGAGACTATAGATACGGATGGCGATGGTATAGGAGACAACACTGACCCATATCCTAATGCCCTTCAGACCGACTTAGGGTTTGGAGGCAGTATTCAAATTCCCACTTCGTGGAATTCATTGAATGACGTAGGTGAGTGGAAGTCCTTTGGGAATAAAGATGGTTCCATAACAATGCGCATCAAGAGAGAAGAAAAGCCAATCGAATGGATTTTGGGAGTAAAGGACTTAAATAAATTGGACCGAATTCTTGCAGGAGAATTATATGAGTTGGAGTCTAGAGAGAATCAAGATTGGGATTATCTTAAAAAGTCAAAGGCACCAGCGCTTTCTTTTGGGAATCACGAAAGCGAATCTTTGTATTTTGCGGAAATGTATGGGGAAATGACCATCATATCTGGTGAGATAGAATATGAGAGGGATCAGAGAATTCGAATATGTTTTGATGGCACAAGCCGCTGGGATATCGTGTGCTATCTAAGCAAAGAAAAAGTAACAACTGCTGAGCGTGAGGAGCTTGAAGTTGTAATCGGGTCGATTATGTCAGATCGGATTAAGAATATTGAAGCGGATTCTGATGGTGATGGGCTTTCAGATTTTGATGAATTAATTCACTACGGTTCGTCTCCGGAAAAAATCGATTCAAATTTTGATGGCTTCAGCGATATTGAGATCGCGGATTTAGGTGGTGATCCTCGCGATGATCTTAGCGGCCTTGTTCAACTTTTGAAAACGTATCCATCTAGAATAGGTTTATTCTCGGCAGTAGATATCGCTGCTGCTGCCGAAGCTTCCCGCACGATTGTCAATGTATCCGCTCGCGCAGCACTTCTAGAGAACGAGATACTCACTCCAGGCTTTGTAGTTCTAGGCGAGCAGAAGAAAATGCTAATACGGGCAGTTGGGCCGAAGCTTGCGGATTTGGGTGTGGGGTCGCCGCTCCCCAATCCGAAGATGACGGTTTATAAATCTCGATGGGACGGCAACCCGCCGGACGTCGTAGCTACCATCGACGACTGGAAAGCTGACAACGACAATGTCGCGGAAATTGTAGCTGCGATGAGTTCGGCTGGAGCATTCCCGCTAGAACCGGCCGAGACATTCCAAGGACGGCCATTTATGACGGACGACACAAGCAGTGCCGCAGTCCTTGTAACTCTCGATGTAGGGGTTTATACGGTACAGGTAAGATCGGCCGACGAAGGAGTTGGTGAGGTGCTTGTTGAGGTGTATGAGATAACGGAGTAA
- a CDS encoding topoisomerase DNA-binding C4 zinc finger domain-containing protein, with translation MEFINCPQKKLSLKGLLKLGSPYPSPNYLLNKFLMSKTCEKCGSPMRLRMARRGRNAGNPFWSCSRYPKCKSTKDVRSEDNVASQQIEELEGRGGGYKRISADQVLTQLRMRPLVGSEFQASGHRKLKFQTHHPLSALDVFDCRGALADKIQNSPVRNWGIECQRPSGAILEEEVKRIPFCPRETLK, from the coding sequence TTGGAATTCATCAACTGCCCCCAGAAAAAATTGTCCCTCAAAGGGCTTCTGAAGCTAGGTAGCCCTTATCCCAGCCCCAATTACCTCTTAAACAAATTTTTAATGTCTAAAACTTGCGAAAAGTGTGGCAGTCCAATGCGTCTAAGAATGGCGAGGCGCGGAAGAAATGCAGGGAATCCTTTTTGGTCCTGCAGTCGTTACCCGAAGTGTAAAAGCACAAAAGATGTTAGATCGGAGGATAATGTTGCTTCACAGCAAATCGAAGAATTGGAAGGTAGGGGAGGAGGGTACAAAAGAATCTCTGCTGATCAAGTTTTGACGCAGTTGAGAATGCGTCCGCTAGTTGGTAGCGAGTTTCAAGCTTCAGGTCACAGAAAACTTAAATTCCAAACTCATCACCCTCTCTCTGCTCTGGATGTCTTTGATTGCAGGGGAGCTCTTGCAGATAAAATTCAGAACTCACCAGTGAGGAACTGGGGTATCGAATGTCAAAGGCCTAGTGGTGCAATTCTCGAAGAAGAAGTAAAGCGTATACCTTTCTGTCCTCGAGAAACACTTAAATAG
- a CDS encoding energy transducer TonB, whose protein sequence is MKYHLLLNLSLIGAGIAGSIQLSADSYKLSDGTRIEGEIHRAIGESITIVASDGSKVIRDIDDFDAQSKTSINDWKNAHPEKADVYTKWDTQPIIVSSKLPELPEQFLESKFKGSASIELILDESGLVLHASVRDASHEELEEPSIKATKNWKFEPAMVDGNPVKSKLRIPFQFKNTPPEKTFRDHFKPNTPFAL, encoded by the coding sequence ATGAAATACCACTTGTTACTAAATCTCTCATTAATTGGAGCTGGAATCGCGGGCTCTATCCAACTCTCCGCCGATTCCTATAAGCTTTCTGACGGAACACGAATCGAAGGCGAAATCCATCGAGCCATTGGCGAGAGCATCACAATTGTAGCTTCCGACGGATCGAAAGTCATTCGTGATATCGATGATTTCGATGCTCAAAGCAAAACGTCCATCAACGATTGGAAAAATGCCCACCCGGAAAAGGCAGACGTTTACACTAAATGGGATACGCAACCCATTATCGTTTCAAGCAAATTGCCAGAACTCCCAGAGCAATTCCTGGAGTCCAAATTTAAAGGGTCTGCCAGCATTGAGCTCATTCTCGATGAATCAGGTCTGGTTCTGCACGCTTCCGTTAGAGACGCTTCTCATGAAGAATTAGAAGAACCTTCCATAAAAGCCACGAAGAACTGGAAATTTGAACCCGCTATGGTTGACGGGAATCCCGTTAAATCTAAGCTACGTATCCCGTTTCAGTTTAAGAATACGCCTCCTGAAAAAACTTTCCGAGATCACTTCAAACCCAACACTCCGTTCGCACTTTAA